The region TCCTAATTCATATTTCTAGTAGCAACCCATTCATTCCATATCTGTGTAGCTAAATTTTCTCTCCAGGCAGACCACTCCTCAGTTGTCTCAATTGTACTAATAGGATCATTATGTGCTACATCCTCATTGTGTAATTGTGCTTCAAATTCCAAATCTAGTTGTGCTTCCAATGGGTCGATAGACATTTCTCTTCTAATGAAATTGTGTAAGAGGCAACAAGCAATTATTATGCTGTTTTGGACTTTGAGTGAATAAAAAGACCGACTTCTAAGTATAGCCCATCGCATCTTTAACAATCCAAAGGTTCTCTCTATCACATTTCTAGCCATGGAGTGCCTCATGTTGAAGAGCTCTTCTTTACATTGTGGAGTGGATCCACGTTTCCACTCACTGCGGTGGTAACGATAACCTCTATATGGAGCAAGAAATCCTTCAG is a window of Lotus japonicus ecotype B-129 chromosome 5, LjGifu_v1.2 DNA encoding:
- the LOC130721053 gene encoding protein ALP1-like, which gives rise to MRFIYVLPGWEGSASDSRILRDAISKRNGLKVPTGYYYLVDAGYANSEGFLAPYRGYRYHRSEWKRGSTPQCKEELFNMRHSMARNVIERTFGLLKMRWAILRSRSFYSLKVQNSIIIACCLLHNFIRREMSIDPLEAQLDLEFEAQLHNEDVAHNDPISTIETTEEWSAWRENLATQIWNEWVATRNMN